The Telopea speciosissima isolate NSW1024214 ecotype Mountain lineage chromosome 11, Tspe_v1, whole genome shotgun sequence genome includes the window gtgTACCGATACCATATACCGAAATCGGAACCGTACCATATTATCGGTACTGTACCGTACCGAACATATTCGGTATGATATCGGTATGGAAAAAAGGTACCATATTTAGTACGGTATGGTATCGGTATAGAGGTTGATAACGTCGGTACATATTGATACCGTCCGAATTACCAAATACCGGTACCGTAccatattataataatatatacttatatatatactaatttatatataagtatatatgtattaaatatatataataattcatatatataagaataaaatatactaaacataatatatttcatactatatatattaatttatgtatataatataAGAAACCATATAACAAATACCATATACCATATCTTATACTTATCGAATAAAACCATATACTGTACTGATATCGTATGGTACGGTATCGATATGAGAAAATGGTACTGTGTGCAGTACGATACAGTATCAGTATGAGGTGTTTCGCTTCGATACCGTACCAAATACTGAAGACCGTACCAATTGACAACCTTACCCTCAAGCATTTCAAATTATactattctattttttttgggtagaaatttaAACGATTCTACTCAAATCATTATCAAACTTAATCAAATATTAAACCCATGTTTTTTACcttattttattaataattgGGCAGTAAAATTTAAGTTGGAGACCCTAAAATGTCTGACTTCTTTGCGTAGGAAGGTAAAATTTTCCCATTATTCTTCCCATATCACCTGTTAAAAGAGACTAAACAAttagatttttgttttctcaGCTTGTGTATTCTTAAAAACATTTAACGGAAAAGTTAAGAGAATCAAATGTTTGTCATGCAGATGCTAAAGTGGCATAAAGTTGGAAATTCAGTTGTTGCAGGGGAGTTGTCTTTCCTCTTTGGACTAGTCTTGTGGGGAACAACCTTCCCCTGCATAAGGCGAAAAATGTTTGAGCTCTTCTTCTATACCCATCAGCTCTACATCTTAGTTGTCATCTTCTTCATATTACATATTGGGATTATCTCTTCTAGCATGATGCTACCGGGTTTTTACCTCTTCTTGGTCGATCGTTACCTGCGATTCTTGCAATCTAGGCGAAGCGTTCGCTTAGTCTCCGCTCGTGTTTTACCTTGTGAAACTGTCGAATTAAATTTCTCCAAGAGCCCAGGTGAAGCTATGATCATTGAACTAATAATTGTAGGGTTTTGGTTTAATACTTTTCACCTGAAATAGCACTGATTTATGCTGGTTTTATTCATTTAGGGTTGAGCTACACTCCTATGAGCACCGTGTTCATCAATGTTCCCAGTATTTCGAAGTTACAATGGCATCCTTTCAGTGTAATCTCCAACAGTAATTTGGATCAGGATAAGTTAAGTGTGGTGGTGAAAAGTGAAGGAAGTTGGACCAGCAAGCTTTACCAGATGCTTTCATGTCCCTCCCCTGCGCATCGTCTTGAAGTCTCCATTGAAGGACCCTACGGACCTGAATCTACTAGCTTCATGAGGTTTGTTGCTATACAAGGACAAGAACAATTAATGAGTGATTGGCATTTTACCTATTGGGGTAATAGTCCCACATTAGTTACCCCTAAGACTTTTCGTCCCCTCATATACCTGGGAGTCCGTCCACCCAACAGTCTGAGCTTTTGGGTTAGATATTTACATGGTATTAGAACATGTTTTCTCCAACTTGTTGTAGTGTTTCCAGACCTGCCTCCGTTCATTTGTGCACCTACATTTGAAGGAGAGTGTTGGAAGAATAGTCTCACATCAGTTACCCCTGAGACTTTCTCCGCTCATATACCTGGGAGTCCCTCCACCCAACAGTCtgagcttttgggttggatatttacATGAGATCGGAATGGGTTTTCTCCAGTCCTATTGTAGTGTTTCTAGACATGCCTCCATTTATATGTGACCCTACACTTGAAGGAGAGTGTTGGAagaatagtctcacatcgggTACCCCTAAAACTTTCTGTCCCCTCATTTACGTGGGTCCCTCCACCCAACAGTCTGAGCTTTTGGGTTGCCCTGTTGTAGTGTTTCCAAACCTGCCTCCTTTCATCTATCCCCCTAcacttgaaggggagtgttggAAGAAGAATAGTCTCAAATTGGTTACCCCTGAGACTTTTTCCCCTCTCATGTACCTAGGAGTCCCTCCACCCAACAGTCTGAGCGCTTTTGGGTTAGATATTTACATGAAATTGGAATGGGTTTTCTCCAGTCCTGTTTTAGTGTTTCTAGACGTGCCTCCGTTTATATGTGACCCTACACATGAGGGGGTAATGTTGGGAGAATAGTCTCACATCGATTACCCTGGGACCTTCACTCCCCTCATATACCTGTGAATCCCTCCACCCAACTGTTAAAGCTTTTTGATTGGATATTTACATTGCCAATCGAATTCATTGAGTTCTGAAATAGTTCTTTTTGCAATTTTACTTTAAGAAGCCTAAAACAATATTGACATGACATGCAGACATGATATGCTTGTGATGATAAGTGGAGGAAGCGGCATTACACCATTCATCTCTATAATCAGTGAGCTTATGTTTAAGAAGAAGTCAGGGTTCAAGTCTCCCAGTACTGTTCTCCTTGTTTGTGCTTTCAAAAACTCTTCTAGTCTCACAATGCTAGACTTACTCCCACCAATGTCAAGTACCCAACTGTCTGACGTTTCTTCTTTCCAACTACAAATTGAAGCCTATGTAACAAGAGAGGAAGAGCACAAATCAGGTCACAAAGACCAACTCAGGTTCCTTTACTTCAAGCCCAACGTGACTGATGTTCCTGTCTCCTCAACCCTTGGCCCAAACAGCTGGCTTTGGCTTGGAGCTataatctcttcttctttcattattttccttctcttcttgggATTATTGATGTATTACTACATATACCCAATTGATCACAACACCAACAACATCTATGCTACTGCCTCAAGAGCTCTTCTGAACATGTTATTCCTATTTGTTTGCATAGCTATATCAGCTAGTATAGCTTTTCTTGGGAACAAGAAGCAAATGGCATTAGAAGCAAAGCAGATTCAGAATATAGATGTTCCGACATCAATGACTTCGTCATCTTCATTCTCTTGTAACGCCGAGTCATCGTCATCTTCATACTCTTATAACGCCGATCAGGAATTGGAAAGCTTCCCTCAACAATCCCTTGTTGATGCTACTAAGGTGCATTATGGAAAAAGACCGAACATAAAGAGTAAGTTTTTATTCGCTTTCTTACCTTGCacatatttgttagggttttctttccaGTCACTATGCTTGGTAAGTATAgcgcttcactatttgccacatgggaGTATATTAGTTAGTCCAAGTGATAGAAGACCAGACAAGCATTGTACTggtacaatttcaacttaaCATGAGTAGAGCAAGTAGCTAAACTTACCAAAGatgccattttgtattttatattcttctccattagacaacattttgttaattttattaaaacattGAATTAGAGTTAGAGAAACTTTCTTCATTTATTTAGGACTAAAATCTGGTCACTGAAATGTATGTGGGGTCcactatcacatggactaactaATGTACTGTCAGACGACAAATAATGATGCGTTATACTTAAATAGGTATAGTGACGCCTGGAAGGACCCAAAGAATATCAATGAATGTATTCAAGAACTAAAATGTGTGCTTGTATCCTAATTGTAGAGATACTGCTTGAGTGTGGAGGAGCAAGAGTTGGAGTTCTAGTTTCTGGCCCAAGGAAGTTACGACAAGAGGTTGCAGCAGTTTGTGCATCTGGTCTTGCAGCCAACCTTCACTTTGAATCCATCAGCTTCAGCTGGTAGTTTGTGCAATCAGGAAAggatatatgttaattttcagttctGTTTATTAGCATATAAAAATCTACAAGTGATATGCTTGTAAGAAATCTGTGACTATGTGGGTGCTTGTGAGTGTCCCACTAGTTGCCACAAATGTAACTTCTTTGTAACTTTATTTCCACCATATTTtataatctctctccctctctcgccAAGGTTTCATAAGTCTGCATATACGTGCATGCTGGACATATGCTCATATAGAGATACACGTGCATTTTGCTTCTAAAAGTGTCCCTatatgtaggggtgtcaatcgattgGGTTCGGTCGTTGGGCCTAATCGGGCTTAACCAACCTCAAATCCTGTACCATGACTGCCTACTTAGATATTCGGGCCGGGCTTTGACGGGTTCAGTCGGGCTAGGTCAGTCTCGGGCTATAATCGGGTACTAGAATCAGGCCTTAACCGGATTGTGCATCTGTTTAACTTTTAACCTGGCCTTAATCCACATTCTTCAAGCCACCAAATTGACAATTTCGGGACCTCAATTAAGAATTCTACTGTTGTCTTTCACATTACACCATTAAGAAGCCACAACAATATCGAGTTTTAAATGTCTTCATCATTTGTTATATATTCTAGACCACGAAATGCTTCTGTATAATGATACTTTTGAAATGGTAGATTAATTGCAAGAAAGCATCTACAAGAATGTCTTAAATATTTTGTAAACATACACAACATGTGGTCTTGTCCCTACGCCTTAGGTGTGGGTCTATTTAacttttcttaatttatttttaatatttaaaataagTTGAGTTTTAACCGAGTGAGATAGGTTGGGCCCATATCTGTCGGTCCGTTTGGGTGCCCGATGAGCTAGGACTGCACATCTGGACCGCCCGATTATTACATTTAATAATTGGGCTGGGCTTTAATCGGGCGGGCTCAGTTGGGCCTGCCGGGCTCGGCctaaaattgacacccttacctataTGCACTCATAATGGTAGTGAGTGGGAAATGTGTCTCCTAAGTAACTCGATTCAAGCTTATCCTATAAACTTCCCACtaattaaggctatgtttggatgcaagaaaagaaaagaaaaaagatgatgAGACAAAAATTATGATaatgcaatgattgatttatgtgtatctctttttctcaaatttaatttttttttgaatttttttttcttaacatCCAATCATAGCCTAACGAAAAGGGTTCTACTTAAACCTGAATGAAAAATTTTACTTGGGAAAAAGATGAAGCGGATAGATACCCAAGAAAGTTACAGTGAGATTcaagattgaaaatc containing:
- the LOC122644845 gene encoding ferric reduction oxidase 2-like, producing MEISSPIDSHIVIKKIRAAIWFLFFLVSLGIVFIWIMMPTNTYNQTWLPQIQAKIDSITYLGRQGDRLLLFAFPVLFIATLGCVYLHLGKKFVSSKSNNCWRLAQWSRPVLVKGPLGIVSWTELTFLSMFMALLVWSFSTYLHLSFNNITSQSASNDGMKVWEAKLDSVGLLLGLVGNIGFAFLFFPVTRGSSVLPLVGLTSEASVKYHIWLGHIVMTLFTAHSICYIIHWAATNQILKMLKWHKVGNSVVAGELSFLFGLVLWGTTFPCIRRKMFELFFYTHQLYILVVIFFILHIGIISSSMMLPGFYLFLVDRYLRFLQSRRSVRLVSARVLPCETVELNFSKSPGLSYTPMSTVFINVPSISKLQWHPFSVISNSNLDQDKLSVVVKSEGSWTSKLYQMLSCPSPAHRLEVSIEGPYGPESTSFMRHDMLVMISGGSGITPFISIISELMFKKKSGFKSPSTVLLVCAFKNSSSLTMLDLLPPMSSTQLSDVSSFQLQIEAYVTREEEHKSGHKDQLRFLYFKPNVTDVPVSSTLGPNSWLWLGAIISSSFIIFLLFLGLLMYYYIYPIDHNTNNIYATASRALLNMLFLFVCIAISASIAFLGNKKQMALEAKQIQNIDVPTSMTSSSSFSCNAESSSSSYSYNADQELESFPQQSLVDATKVHYGKRPNIKKILLECGGARVGVLVSGPRKLRQEVAAVCASGLAANLHFESISFSW